The Candidatus Methylomirabilis tolerans genomic sequence CGTGGAGGTTGGCAATGCGGGCGGCGCGTTCCACTGCAGCTTGGTCGATTTGCTTGGGTTCCAGGCCGAAGGCGATGTTCGCGGCCACGGTGTCATCGGCCAGATAGATCTGTTGTGGTACATATCCAATGGCGCGCTGCCACCGGCGACGGTTACTGGCGTCGATGGGGACACCGTCCACCTCAAGGGAGCCGGCGTCAGGTTCGAGCAGGCCAAGGATCAGATCCACGGTGGTGGTCTTGCCGCTGCCGGTGACACCAACCAGCCCGACGGAACTGCGTGCTGGGATTCTGAGGTTGAGATCCTTGAGCGCTGGCTGCAAAGCTTTAGGGTAGGCGAAGGTGATGCCGTTGAGGGTGATGGCGCGAGCGAGCACCAAGGGTGCGGTCTCGCGATCGGCGTGCACGCTGGGTACGAACCCGACCAGGTCGGCGTGCAGGACGTTGAGCGACGGACCCACATAGCGAAGCTTCGTAAAACTTCCATAGATCTGTTGCAGGGCAGGCATCAAGCGGTAACCCGCGAACGCATAAAGGCCGATGATGGGTAGGGCCGTCGCCAACCCGCCGCTGCCGGCCATCAGGTATAGTACCACCAGCAGCATGCCTCCGAAGGCTACAGCCTCGAGGGCAAAGCGCGGCAGTTGCCCGATCACCGAAGCCGAGGCTTGATGCCTGGCGTAGATCTCAGCCGGATGGGCGAAACGCTGAACATAAGCGTTTTCAAGGCCGGCCACCTTGACCTCCTTGATGCCGCCGAAGGCCTCGCTCACCACTGTAAAGCGTCCCTCGTTGGCTGCCAGACGCTCGCTGCCGATGCGCGACAGAAAGCCGCTTATTAGGCGATAAATGAGCCCATAGGCCATCCCCAGTACACCGCCAACGATCAAAGCCAGCTTCGGATCGACTGCGAGTAGCAGGCCGAGCAACGCCAGGGCGACCGCACCCTGCGCTACCAGAATCATCATCGGCATCATCGCGCCATCGATGACCTGATTGACCTCCAATAATACCGTCTTACCCAGGTCCGCGCTATGTCGGTTGAGGAACCATGCATAGGGTTGATGGAGGTAACCCGCAATCAGCCGCGTGCCGAGGCTGTATTCGCGCATCAAGGTAAAACGCAACTGAGCGTAGGTAGTGATCGCCTTGAAGGCCAGCGAGACCACCAGGGCCACAAATGCCATCACACCGAGGGAGAACAAGAAGGCCTGCGCATCACTGAAACCGAGCGCGGCGTAGATTCGCGCGAGAATGGCATTGGTTTCGATCAAGTGCGGATTCGCCAATACCGCCATGAAGGGCATGATTGAGGCAACCCCAATGACATCCAGGAGCGCCATAACCAGAACCATGACGAGCAACAACGCCGCACGGCGACGTTCGTTCGGCGTGAGGAGATCAAGTATTTTTTTTAGAGTGATGAGCATTTACGGCTGACGTCTGGCGTTCTGGTACCAGGCGATGGTGCGACGGAGGCCCTCCCGGAACTCAGTTTTGGCTTTGAAGCCAAACTCTTGTTCGGCTCGGCTGGTGTCCGCACATCGGCGGGACTGGCCATCGGGCCGGGTGGGATCACAGACGATCTTTCCCTGAAACCCAGAGAGGGTGGCGATCATCTCAGCCAATTCGGTTATCGTGATCTCAAACCAAATGCCGAGGTTCCACACAACTTGTACCCCGCCGAACGTTGTTGCCGGTGTATTCGGGCATCTCGAAGCTGACCTTGACATGGGATTGCGCGCCCAGGTGGTAGATCTCGTCCGGCCGGATGTTGTAAATCAGGTGGGTAAGCTGTTCCATGCTGGAGAGGTCCCCGTAGTGAAGGAACAGCCGGGCATTCGGGTCATGGAGATCCTGATAGAGATGGTCGATGCGGCCGGTATTGAACGTGCTGGCCCGGCGGATGAGGCCGTGGACCTCATAGCCCTTGGCGAGCAACAACTCGGCGAGGTACGAGCCGTCCTGGCCGGTGATGCCGGTGATCAAGGCGCGGTTGTTATGCGTCATTGCGTCATTGCGTCGTCGCGTTGATAGCGTCTATGGCGTTGATTGCGTTGGTTGCGTCTGTAGCGTTCGTTGCGTGCGGCGTGGGTTGCGTCAGCGCGTCTATAGCGTTGATTGCGTGCGGCGTGGGTTGCGTTGGTTGCGTCGTCGAGCCTATTGCGTGGGGTTTTCTTCTGCACCGATGGGTAGCCGCCGTACTCGCAAACGCGACTCCTCGATCACTACCACAGCCCCACGTCTTAGTGATTCGGCCACTTCTTTCAAGTTGGAGAGCAGGAAAGGTACTTGGGCTTCCGGTCTTCGGGGACCATCCGCCGGAAGAGGATCACGGATGGTTTGTTCTCTTGGCGGAGGGCCAGCAGAGTTCCGAAATCGGTATCGGCCGAGACGATCACGCGATCCTCACGGGCCGCACGATCAAAAATGACTTCGTCGTCCGATTCTTGCAATCCATAGTCACGTACGTGAAGCGCGTCATGCCCCGCCTTTCGGAGACCTTCAGTTACGACTGGCGACAGGGCATTGTCTACCAGAAACCTCATGCCGGGATTGTCAGCGGCAGTTCACGCTCGCGGACGGCCTCTGCGGCGTACTGCAAGGCTTCTCGGATGTCCTCCTGATGGAGATCGGGATAGGTCTTCAGTATCTCTTCTGTGGTCATGCCGTCCGCCACCATCGCCACCACTGTGGCGACCGGAATGCGTAACCCACGAATGCATGGGACCCCACCCATCCGTTGAGGATTCACGGTAATTCGCCTAAATT encodes the following:
- a CDS encoding ABC transporter ATP-binding protein/permease, whose product is MLITLKKILDLLTPNERRRAALLLVMVLVMALLDVIGVASIMPFMAVLANPHLIETNAILARIYAALGFSDAQAFLFSLGVMAFVALVVSLAFKAITTYAQLRFTLMREYSLGTRLIAGYLHQPYAWFLNRHSADLGKTVLLEVNQVIDGAMMPMMILVAQGAVALALLGLLLAVDPKLALIVGGVLGMAYGLIYRLISGFLSRIGSERLAANEGRFTVVSEAFGGIKEVKVAGLENAYVQRFAHPAEIYARHQASASVIGQLPRFALEAVAFGGMLLVVLYLMAGSGGLATALPIIGLYAFAGYRLMPALQQIYGSFTKLRYVGPSLNVLHADLVGFVPSVHADRETAPLVLARAITLNGITFAYPKALQPALKDLNLRIPARSSVGLVGVTGSGKTTTVDLILGLLEPDAGSLEVDGVPIDASNRRRWQRAIGYVPQQIYLADDTVAANIAFGLEPKQIDQAAVERAARIANLHDFVIYELPQGYATTVGERGVRLSGGQRQRIGIARALYHNPQVLILDEATSALDNLTEKAVMEAVHNLGHEITIILIAHRLTTVRECDRIYLLRRGRITAQGTYDELIEGNETFRAMAAR
- a CDS encoding DUF433 domain-containing protein, producing MKFRRITVNPQRMGGVPCIRGLRIPVATVVAMVADGMTTEEILKTYPDLHQEDIREALQYAAEAVRERELPLTIPA